The following are encoded in a window of bacterium genomic DNA:
- a CDS encoding endonuclease/exonuclease/phosphatase family protein, with amino-acid sequence MVKNPDVLRVVTYNIHKSRGLDGRIRPERIAKVLQKLNADIISLQEVWSYKEGPLRKDQARFFSEELKLTCCVGETRKYRGGIYGNIILTRFPVLLTKTYDLTVVQREERGSLRADLDIQPVGLVHVFNIHLGTGYFERKRQAQKLIDVTLLKNPDLKGTRLVMGDFNEWTLGLTTKFLQEQFRSVDAVTVHPVKTFPGLMPMLPLDHIYFDSAFKLERLTIYRSPLALIASDHLPVVADFEQNVASAKQESVSTAVSG; translated from the coding sequence ATGGTTAAGAACCCTGACGTTTTGCGCGTTGTGACTTATAACATTCACAAGAGCCGGGGACTGGATGGCCGCATTCGTCCAGAACGAATTGCGAAAGTTCTACAGAAACTCAATGCAGATATTATCTCCTTGCAGGAAGTGTGGAGCTACAAAGAAGGTCCGTTACGAAAAGATCAGGCCAGGTTTTTTTCAGAGGAGCTAAAACTCACTTGCTGTGTCGGAGAAACGCGAAAGTATCGTGGTGGTATCTACGGCAATATCATTCTCACCCGCTTCCCTGTTTTGTTAACAAAGACCTACGACTTGACGGTGGTCCAGAGAGAAGAGCGCGGTTCTTTGCGCGCCGATTTGGATATTCAGCCAGTTGGTTTGGTTCATGTGTTCAATATTCATCTGGGCACTGGTTATTTTGAACGCAAGCGTCAGGCGCAAAAATTGATTGATGTCACTCTTTTAAAGAATCCGGACCTGAAAGGAACACGTCTTGTAATGGGTGATTTCAATGAGTGGACGCTTGGATTGACAACGAAATTTCTTCAGGAACAATTTCGAAGTGTCGATGCGGTGACGGTTCATCCTGTGAAAACCTTTCCCGGGTTGATGCCCATGCTGCCTCTGGATCACATTTACTTTGATTCAGCATTCAAACTGGAAAGGTTGACGATATATCGAAGCCCGCTTGCGCTCATCGCATCCGACCATCTTCCCGTTGTAGCCGATTTCGAGCAAAACGTTGCCTCCGCTAAACAGGAGTCAGTATCCACTGCTGTATCCGGCTGA